Proteins from one Mycobacterium sp. EPa45 genomic window:
- the dusB gene encoding tRNA dihydrouridine synthase DusB, with the protein MRIGPFALRSPVVLAPMAGVTNVAFRTLCRELEEERAGTVAGLYVCEMVTARALVERHPVTMHMTTFAPQESPRSLQLYTVDPATTYEAARMIVTEDLADHIDMNFGCPVPKVTRRGGGAALPYKRRLFGQIVAAAVRATEGTSVPVTVKFRIGIDDDHRTHLDAGRIAEQEGAAAVALHARTAAQRYSGTADWDEIGRLKEAVTTIPVLGNGDIFEANDALAMMAATGCDGVVIGRGCLGRPWLFAELSAAFTGSPAPTPPTLGEVADIVRRHGKLLADHFGEDKGMRDIRKHVAWYLHGFPAGADIRRALALVKTLAELDGLLDRLDRDVPFPDAGTGPRGRQGSASSVTLPEGWLDDPDDCTVPAGADVMHSGG; encoded by the coding sequence CTGCGGATCGGGCCCTTCGCCCTCCGCAGCCCGGTCGTCTTGGCGCCCATGGCCGGTGTCACCAACGTCGCCTTCCGCACGCTGTGCCGCGAACTCGAGGAAGAACGAGCCGGCACCGTAGCGGGGCTGTACGTGTGCGAGATGGTCACCGCCCGCGCGCTCGTCGAGCGCCATCCCGTCACGATGCACATGACGACGTTCGCTCCGCAGGAGTCGCCGCGCTCGTTACAGCTCTACACCGTCGACCCGGCGACCACCTATGAGGCCGCCCGGATGATCGTCACCGAGGACCTCGCCGACCACATCGACATGAACTTCGGCTGCCCGGTGCCCAAGGTCACCCGCCGCGGCGGCGGGGCCGCCCTGCCGTACAAGCGCCGCCTTTTCGGCCAGATCGTCGCGGCCGCAGTCCGCGCCACCGAGGGCACCTCGGTGCCCGTGACCGTCAAGTTCCGGATCGGAATCGACGACGACCACCGCACCCACCTGGATGCCGGCCGGATCGCCGAGCAGGAAGGCGCTGCTGCGGTGGCGCTGCACGCCAGGACCGCCGCCCAGCGCTACTCCGGAACCGCGGACTGGGACGAGATCGGCCGGCTCAAAGAGGCGGTGACGACGATCCCGGTCCTCGGCAACGGCGACATCTTCGAAGCCAACGACGCCTTGGCGATGATGGCCGCGACCGGGTGTGACGGAGTCGTCATCGGCCGCGGATGCCTGGGCCGGCCCTGGCTGTTCGCCGAGCTGTCCGCGGCGTTCACCGGTTCACCCGCCCCGACCCCGCCGACCCTCGGCGAAGTCGCCGACATCGTCCGCCGCCACGGCAAGCTGCTGGCCGATCACTTCGGCGAGGACAAGGGCATGCGCGACATCCGCAAGCACGTCGCCTGGTATCTGCACGGCTTCCCCGCCGGTGCCGACATCAGAAGAGCGTTGGCACTGGTCAAGACGCTGGCAGAGCTCGACGGCCTGCTGGACCGGCTCGACCGGGACGTTCCGTTCCCGGACGCCGGGACCGGACCGCGCGGACGTCAGGGCTCGGCATCATCGGTCACCCTGCCGGAGGGCTGGCTCGACGACCCCGACGACTGCACGGTGCCGGCGGGCGCCGACGTCATGCACTCCGGAGGCTGA
- a CDS encoding acyl-ACP desaturase codes for MSQDLTDLELLHELEPVAEKLINRHITMMKDWNPHDYIPWSDGKNFYALGGQDWDPEQSKLSEVARTAMVQNLLTEDNLPAYHREIAMNFSMDGPWGYWVNRWTAEENRHGISIRDYLVVTRNCDPVELEELRMEQMTRGFSPGQNQQGDLFAESLFDSVMYVSFQELATRVSHRNTGKACNDPVAEQLLARISNDENLHMIFYRDVSEAGFDVAPNQAMKSLHRVLRNFKMPGYTVPDFRRKAVIIAMGGVYDLRIHLDDVVMPVLKKWRIFERDDFTGEAAAMRDDLANLITEIEEACDKFEESKARKLERDARLAEKRSAKALAGAAT; via the coding sequence ATGTCGCAAGACCTGACCGACCTCGAACTTTTGCACGAGCTGGAACCGGTGGCGGAGAAGCTCATCAACCGCCACATCACGATGATGAAAGACTGGAATCCGCACGACTACATCCCGTGGTCGGATGGCAAGAACTTCTACGCCCTCGGCGGCCAGGACTGGGATCCCGAGCAGTCCAAGCTCTCCGAGGTCGCCCGCACGGCGATGGTGCAGAACCTTCTCACCGAGGACAACCTCCCGGCATATCACCGCGAGATCGCGATGAACTTCTCGATGGACGGCCCCTGGGGGTACTGGGTCAACCGGTGGACCGCCGAGGAGAACCGGCACGGCATCTCCATCCGCGACTACCTGGTGGTCACCCGCAACTGCGATCCCGTGGAGCTCGAAGAGCTGCGGATGGAGCAGATGACCCGTGGCTTCTCGCCAGGGCAGAACCAGCAGGGCGATCTGTTCGCCGAGAGCCTGTTCGACTCGGTCATGTACGTCAGCTTCCAGGAGCTGGCCACCCGGGTGTCGCACCGCAACACCGGAAAGGCGTGCAACGACCCCGTCGCCGAGCAGCTGCTGGCCCGGATCTCGAACGACGAGAACCTGCACATGATCTTCTACCGCGACGTCAGCGAGGCCGGCTTCGACGTGGCCCCCAACCAGGCGATGAAGTCGCTGCACCGGGTGCTGCGCAACTTCAAGATGCCCGGATACACGGTGCCGGACTTCCGCCGCAAGGCCGTCATCATCGCCATGGGCGGCGTGTATGACCTGCGTATCCACCTCGACGACGTCGTGATGCCGGTGCTCAAGAAGTGGCGCATCTTCGAGCGCGACGACTTCACCGGCGAAGCGGCCGCGATGCGCGATGATCTTGCGAACCTGATCACCGAGATCGAAGAGGCCTGCGACAAGTTCGAAGAGTCCAAGGCGCGCAAGCTCGAACGGGACGCGCGCCTGGCCGAGAAGCGCAGCGCCAAGGCATTGGCAGGGGCGGCGACATAG
- a CDS encoding oxygenase MpaB family protein, which yields MSQDTSPTCPVTSEGAQAAAGCPVTDGGYSGPPAALGPDSLTWKYFGDWRGLLQGPWAGSMQNMHPQLGAAVEEHSIFFMERLPRLLRSLYPIGGVVFDGDRAPMTGAEVRDYHIPIKGVDAQGRRYSALNPDVFYWAHATFFMGTILTAEHFGDGLTEDQKRQLFDEHVTWYRMYGMSMRPVPASWEDFQAYWDHMCRNVLENNWATREVLDLSTMPKHPSLQWIPDFLWSAYLKAFGPFAVWVTVGLYDQPVRDLMGYTWSKRDERLHWLFGRMVNLAFKTLPKRRRMHPRARGGWDRATGRIPLDSPLVHTPPRNLPPEAERDKGIHYLGDACPAENAAIS from the coding sequence TTGAGTCAAGATACGTCCCCAACGTGCCCCGTCACCAGCGAGGGCGCGCAGGCGGCAGCCGGCTGCCCGGTGACGGACGGAGGGTATTCCGGGCCGCCCGCGGCGCTCGGTCCTGATTCGCTGACGTGGAAGTATTTCGGCGACTGGCGCGGACTGCTGCAGGGGCCGTGGGCCGGCTCGATGCAGAATATGCATCCCCAACTCGGCGCCGCTGTCGAGGAGCACTCGATCTTCTTCATGGAGCGCCTACCGCGCTTGTTGCGCTCGCTCTACCCGATCGGCGGGGTGGTGTTCGACGGTGATCGGGCGCCCATGACCGGAGCGGAAGTGCGCGACTACCACATCCCGATCAAAGGTGTTGACGCCCAAGGCCGTCGCTACAGCGCGTTGAATCCCGACGTCTTCTATTGGGCGCACGCGACGTTCTTCATGGGCACCATCCTGACCGCCGAGCACTTCGGGGACGGCCTCACCGAGGACCAGAAGCGCCAGCTGTTCGACGAGCACGTCACGTGGTACCGAATGTATGGCATGAGCATGCGGCCGGTGCCGGCCAGCTGGGAGGATTTTCAAGCCTACTGGGACCATATGTGCCGCAACGTGTTGGAGAACAACTGGGCTACCCGTGAGGTGCTTGACCTATCGACAATGCCGAAACATCCTTCACTGCAATGGATTCCAGATTTCCTGTGGTCGGCGTATCTCAAGGCGTTCGGCCCCTTCGCGGTGTGGGTCACGGTCGGTCTCTACGATCAGCCGGTCCGCGACCTGATGGGCTACACATGGTCCAAGCGAGACGAGCGACTGCATTGGCTGTTCGGCCGAATGGTGAATTTGGCGTTCAAGACGTTGCCCAAGCGTCGCCGGATGCACCCGCGCGCTCGTGGGGGTTGGGACCGGGCCACCGGGCGAATTCCGCTCGACAGCCCGCTGGTTCACACCCCGCCGCGGAATCTGCCGCCAGAGGCGGAGCGTGACAAGGGAATTCATTACTTGGGCGACGCATGCCCGGCGGAAAACGCGGCAATATCGTAG
- a CDS encoding TetR/AcrR family transcriptional regulator, with protein sequence MTSGQRRGRWSGVPLPDRQVLRRDELIAAGVTLLGSPDGPALTVRAVCREAGLTERYFYESFPDRDEFVRAVYDDVCTRAMTALMSAATPRDAVEQFVALMVDDPVRGRVLLLAPQVEAVLIHSGAEWMPSFIELLQSKLTAISDPMLQKMMATGLIGALTALFTAYLDGRLTPSRDQFIDYCVDLLLARAAGYPPAT encoded by the coding sequence GTGACGTCGGGTCAACGACGGGGCCGCTGGTCCGGCGTTCCGCTGCCGGACCGCCAGGTGCTGCGCCGCGACGAATTGATCGCCGCCGGTGTCACGCTGCTCGGCAGCCCCGACGGCCCGGCGCTGACGGTACGAGCCGTCTGCCGTGAAGCCGGCCTCACCGAGCGGTACTTCTACGAGAGCTTCCCCGACCGGGACGAGTTCGTCCGGGCGGTCTACGACGATGTCTGCACTCGCGCCATGACGGCGCTGATGTCCGCCGCGACCCCTCGCGACGCGGTCGAACAGTTCGTGGCCCTGATGGTCGACGATCCAGTGCGAGGACGCGTGCTACTGCTGGCGCCGCAGGTCGAGGCCGTGCTGATCCACTCCGGCGCCGAGTGGATGCCGAGCTTCATCGAACTGCTGCAAAGCAAGCTGACCGCGATCAGTGATCCGATGCTGCAGAAGATGATGGCCACCGGGCTGATCGGAGCTCTGACCGCACTGTTCACCGCCTATCTGGATGGCCGGTTAACGCCGTCGCGGGACCAGTTCATCGACTATTGCGTCGACCTCCTGCTGGCCCGGGCCGCGGGTTATCCGCCGGCGACCTGA
- a CDS encoding sugar transferase, whose translation MAIRTLHVERPPATPVHNSKLAPRKKTFAERVRTDPLSTIITVAIDVLSVSIATALGTWWAVSKHEYPPGQWWVILFVPVVIAMLGARGVYRRRLNREFLDELGPIEATVAISTMFLLGGMLIGNETGRPGATVVKIWLCAAVLMPFGRLVRVIIQRSLRRHHHLVAPTLIVGNGRVAGHIINRLEEFPEYGLGPVGIIDAEPWFGQPGDPRPDIPYLGPPEDINKAIRDTGAQNVVIAFSRTQDQVLTHVVRAAHQNGLRVWVVPRMFDTIGERARIEHIGGTPLLALPHTNPRGWQFTVKHIFDRVASFLLLLLISPVFLSLVLLVKLSSPGPIFFRQPRVGRDGRVFDCLKFRTMRAPDAADAAFRLKTGAAPGGVEGVDRRTKIGKILRATSLDELPQFLNVLRGEMSLVGPRPERPEFVELFEAQIQRYGERHRVRAGVTGWAQVHGLRGQTSIADRAEWDNYYIENFSIALDLKILALTVPAVLRRAE comes from the coding sequence ATGGCCATACGAACACTTCACGTCGAGCGTCCGCCGGCCACGCCGGTTCATAACAGCAAGCTGGCCCCGCGCAAAAAGACCTTTGCCGAGCGAGTCCGCACCGACCCGCTGAGCACGATCATCACCGTTGCCATCGATGTCTTGTCCGTGTCGATCGCGACCGCCCTCGGCACCTGGTGGGCAGTCTCCAAGCACGAGTACCCCCCGGGCCAATGGTGGGTGATCCTGTTCGTGCCGGTCGTGATCGCCATGCTCGGCGCGCGCGGCGTATACCGGCGGCGTCTGAACCGGGAATTCCTCGACGAGCTCGGCCCCATCGAAGCCACGGTCGCCATCTCGACGATGTTCCTGCTCGGCGGCATGCTGATCGGCAACGAAACCGGGCGACCCGGCGCGACGGTGGTCAAGATCTGGCTTTGCGCCGCGGTGTTGATGCCGTTCGGCCGGTTGGTCCGGGTGATCATTCAGCGCAGCCTGCGGCGCCACCACCATTTGGTCGCACCGACGCTCATCGTCGGCAACGGTCGCGTCGCCGGTCACATCATCAACCGCCTCGAGGAATTCCCCGAATACGGTCTCGGACCGGTCGGCATCATCGACGCCGAGCCATGGTTCGGCCAGCCCGGTGATCCACGTCCGGACATCCCCTACCTGGGGCCGCCGGAAGACATCAACAAAGCCATCCGGGACACGGGCGCCCAGAACGTCGTCATTGCGTTCTCCCGGACGCAGGACCAGGTGCTCACCCATGTCGTCCGGGCTGCCCACCAGAACGGGCTGCGGGTTTGGGTGGTGCCGCGGATGTTCGACACGATCGGCGAGCGAGCCCGGATAGAGCACATCGGCGGTACGCCGCTGCTGGCGCTACCCCACACCAACCCCCGCGGCTGGCAGTTCACGGTCAAGCACATATTCGACCGGGTGGCGTCTTTCCTTCTGCTGCTGCTCATTTCCCCGGTGTTCCTCAGTCTGGTGCTTCTCGTGAAGTTGAGCTCGCCCGGGCCGATCTTCTTCCGGCAGCCCCGGGTGGGACGCGACGGCCGCGTATTCGACTGCTTGAAGTTTCGGACGATGCGAGCGCCCGACGCCGCCGATGCCGCCTTCCGGCTCAAGACCGGTGCCGCTCCCGGCGGCGTCGAAGGTGTCGACCGGCGCACCAAGATCGGCAAAATCCTGCGCGCCACATCACTGGACGAACTGCCGCAGTTCCTCAACGTCCTCAGGGGCGAGATGAGCCTGGTGGGTCCGCGACCCGAACGGCCGGAGTTCGTCGAGTTGTTCGAGGCGCAGATCCAACGCTACGGCGAGCGGCACCGCGTACGAGCGGGTGTCACCGGTTGGGCCCAGGTGCACGGGCTACGTGGGCAGACGTCCATCGCCGATCGTGCCGAGTGGGACAACTACTACATCGAGAACTTCTCGATCGCCCTCGACCTCAAGATCCTGGCGCTGACCGTGCCGGCAGTGCTGCGCCGTGCCGAGTAA
- a CDS encoding GAF domain-containing protein, with product MSDATPQPADSAGQGPRHGVDRQTGRHVIARLAGPEHDQTVRAVVDLISGEQSAVDSIVEDALSEPERLETLERLGNHDDNRSATLDRVATLTVEALGTQFAAVSVVYPDRQVLAGCNASDEEMPRVRPIEMSICKYTVASREPLVVDDTRTHPLLADHPAVADGVLAYAGIPLIDNNGHVAGTLCTWDTRPRHWSSGQVQILNDLAAVARQRLLAEPHDK from the coding sequence ATGAGTGACGCGACGCCGCAGCCTGCGGATAGCGCTGGACAAGGTCCACGCCACGGCGTCGACCGCCAGACCGGCAGGCATGTGATCGCGCGTCTGGCCGGCCCAGAACACGACCAGACCGTGCGGGCGGTCGTCGACCTGATTTCCGGCGAGCAGAGCGCAGTCGACTCAATCGTCGAAGACGCCCTATCAGAGCCCGAGCGGCTGGAGACGTTGGAGCGCCTCGGCAATCACGACGACAACCGGAGCGCGACCCTGGATCGGGTGGCCACGCTGACCGTCGAGGCGCTGGGCACTCAGTTCGCAGCGGTGTCCGTCGTCTACCCCGACCGTCAGGTGCTGGCGGGATGCAATGCGAGCGACGAAGAAATGCCGCGGGTTCGCCCCATCGAGATGTCGATCTGCAAGTACACCGTGGCCAGCCGGGAGCCGCTGGTGGTCGACGACACCCGAACGCATCCATTGCTCGCAGATCATCCGGCGGTAGCCGATGGGGTGTTGGCCTACGCGGGAATTCCGTTGATCGACAACAACGGTCACGTGGCTGGGACGTTGTGCACGTGGGACACGCGCCCGCGGCATTGGTCCAGTGGCCAGGTGCAGATCCTCAACGATCTCGCCGCAGTCGCACGCCAACGACTACTCGCGGAACCACACGACAAGTGA